The proteins below are encoded in one region of Triticum aestivum cultivar Chinese Spring chromosome 1B, IWGSC CS RefSeq v2.1, whole genome shotgun sequence:
- the LOC123127706 gene encoding altered inheritance of mitochondria protein 32, translated as MADPSPSSPTAASAGDALPAPAASDAPEVTLPAAAPDLDKEFGFQRAELGKEKLAGTVGFHERHVFLCYKGPEEWPSHVEASESDHLPRLLAAAIKARKPNLKKSTKLTICEGEDGTESSLGDVLIFPDMIRYRELTHLDVDNFVDEVLVKDTEWLPGSPEAIKGSYVFVCCHGSRDKRCGVCGPALITRFKEEIEGQGLHGQVAVSACSHVGGHKYAGNVIIFSPDAKGEVTGHWYGYVAPDDVPVLLRQHIGQGEIVGHLWRGQLGLSEEQQKKALELRRATNGLTEEESSAKESPEANGANGAACNPAPAGGCCQGNGGGLTCCQSDLPAGKQDKSVPAEQNHKSSTTESDKENGAASKKGRMKICRMPTWFETWDKSDTYTTLAVVASAATVFAAFRCYKAMN; from the exons atggccgacccctccccctcctcccccacgGCGGCCTCCGCAGGCGACGCCCTCCCCGCGCCGGCGGCTTCCGACGCGCCGGAGGtgaccctccccgccgccgcccccgacctGGACAAGGAGTTCGGGTTCCAGCGGGCGGAGCTCGGTAAGGAGAAGCTCGCCGGGACGGTGGGCTTCCACGAGCGCCACGTGTTCCTCTGCTACAAGGGCCCTGAGGAGTGGCCATCCCACGTCGAGGCCTCCGAGTCCGACCACCtcccccgcctcctcgccgccgccatcaAGGCCCGCAAGCCCAATCTGAAGAAGAGC ACCAAACTGACAATTTGTGAAGGAGAAGATGGCACTGAGTCATCTCTTGGAGACGTGTTGATCTTTCCTGATATGATCCGATACAG AGAGCTGACCCACCTTGATGTCGACAACTTTGTGGATGAAGTACTCGTGAAAGATACTGAATGGCTTCCTGGATCTCCTGAGGCTATAAAAGGTTCCTATGTTTTTGTCTGCTGCCATGGAAGCAGGGATAAAAGGTGTGGTGTTTGCGGTCCTGCTCTGATTACAAGGTTCAAGGAAGAGATTGAAGGACAAGGTCTTCATGGTCAGGTGGCTGTTAGTGCATGCTCACACGTTGGAGGTCACAAGTATGCAGGAAATGTCATCATATTCAGTCCAGATGCCAAGGGAGAAGTGACTGGTCATTG GTATGGTTATGTTGCTCCTGATGATGTGCCTGTGTTACTGCGTCAACATATCGGACAAGGAGAGATCGTGGGCCATCTATGGAG GGGCCAGTTGGGTTTGTCTGAAGAGCAGCAGAAGAAAGCTCTGGAGCTTAGGCGCGCGACGAATGGCCTGACTGAGGAAGAATCAAGCGCCAAAGAATCCCCTGAAGCAAATGGAGCCAACGGTGCTGCTTGCAACCCTGCACCTGCAGGTGGATGCTGCCAGGGCAATGGAGGAGGTTTAACCTGCTGCCAAAGTGATCTGCCAGCAGGAAAACAGGATAAGAGCGTCCCAGCTGAGCAGAACCACAAGAGCTCTACGACAGAGAGTGACAAAGAAAACGGTGCTGCCAGCAAGAAGGGGCGCATGAAGATTTGCCGGATGCCCACCTGGTTCGAGACCTGGGACAAGTCCGACACCTACACCACTCTTGCTGTTGTTGCTTCTGCTGCAACCGTGTTCGCCGCCTTCAGGTGCTACAAGGCCATGAACTGA